A single window of Halobacillus naozhouensis DNA harbors:
- a CDS encoding phosphocarrier protein HPr encodes MVEKTFNITSADGVHARPATVLVQNAGKYESDINLHYKEKAVNLKSIMGIMSLGIPSGAEVKITAEGSDEQEAIDHLATTMKNEGLGE; translated from the coding sequence ATGGTAGAGAAAACTTTCAACATTACATCTGCTGACGGTGTTCACGCTCGTCCAGCAACCGTACTTGTACAGAATGCAGGCAAGTATGAGTCAGATATTAACCTACATTATAAAGAGAAGGCGGTTAACTTAAAATCCATTATGGGAATTATGAGCTTAGGAATCCCATCAGGAGCAGAAGTTAAAATTACTGCTGAAGGCAGTGACGAGCAAGAAGCGATTGATCACCTGGCAACAACAATGAAGAATGAAGGTCTGGGGGAATAA
- a CDS encoding alkaline phosphatase D family protein, protein MSQKRSMDQWIEQLNQESLKKNFDRRDFLQGAGKIAGLSLGLVIAQSMGELKVDASAKFSSYPFSLGVASGDPLSDSVVLWTRLAPEPLNGGGAPKHNIPVKWELAKDEHFRHIVQRGTEVARPELAHSVHVEVEKLQPDTVYFYRFRAGHELSPVGRTKTIPAEGASVASLTFAFASCQQYEHGYYTAYKHMAKEDLDLVFHLGDYIYEYGPNEYISGSGNVRDHSGPEIKSLEDYRNRHAQYRTDQDLQSAHAAFPWVVTWDDHEVENNYADMIPEKGQSVEEFVKRRVAAYQAYYEHMPLRKSSMPHGVDMQLYRQFSYGDLAKFFVLDTRQYRSNQANGDTSSPQTPESLDPSRTLLGEKQEDWLLHNLGQSHSKWNVMAQQIFFSQRNYGPSPDQPMFSMDGWDGYTPARQRITDFVKSKNMNNLIVLTGDVHANWASNLIADFNDPNSRVYGAEFVGTSITSGGNGSDKRADTERILTLNEHIQFFNDFRGYVRCQVTPEQWKADYRVLPYVTQPGADISTRASLVYEKDQTGLKEVSEHVVPQGKNISNEVEEDRHKAHGRAHKKQIKKKKDKLPN, encoded by the coding sequence ATGTCACAAAAAAGATCAATGGATCAGTGGATCGAACAATTAAATCAGGAAAGCTTAAAGAAAAACTTTGACCGACGAGATTTTCTGCAAGGAGCCGGAAAAATTGCCGGTCTTTCTCTCGGACTCGTTATCGCTCAATCAATGGGAGAATTAAAGGTGGATGCGTCCGCGAAATTCAGCAGCTATCCGTTTTCACTTGGGGTTGCTTCTGGAGACCCTTTATCTGACAGTGTCGTTCTTTGGACAAGGCTCGCTCCAGAACCCCTCAACGGTGGAGGAGCACCCAAGCACAACATTCCTGTAAAGTGGGAGTTAGCTAAGGATGAACACTTCCGTCACATTGTTCAGCGCGGAACGGAAGTGGCCAGACCAGAACTGGCTCATTCTGTACATGTTGAAGTAGAAAAGCTTCAGCCAGATACAGTATATTTCTATCGATTTAGAGCAGGTCATGAACTCAGTCCAGTTGGCAGAACGAAAACAATACCTGCGGAAGGTGCCAGTGTAGCCAGCCTTACCTTTGCCTTTGCTTCTTGTCAGCAATACGAGCACGGCTACTATACCGCTTACAAACATATGGCAAAAGAAGACCTTGACCTTGTCTTCCATTTAGGGGATTACATATATGAATATGGTCCAAATGAGTATATATCAGGTTCAGGGAATGTCAGAGACCATAGTGGGCCGGAAATTAAATCACTAGAAGATTATCGAAATCGCCATGCACAATATCGAACTGATCAAGATCTGCAATCAGCCCACGCTGCTTTTCCGTGGGTTGTAACCTGGGATGACCATGAAGTGGAGAACAACTATGCAGATATGATTCCGGAAAAAGGTCAGTCTGTTGAGGAATTTGTTAAACGACGTGTCGCTGCTTACCAGGCCTATTATGAGCACATGCCACTAAGAAAGTCTTCGATGCCACATGGTGTGGATATGCAATTATACCGCCAATTTTCTTATGGTGACTTAGCCAAATTCTTCGTCCTGGATACACGCCAATACCGTTCTAACCAGGCAAATGGAGATACTAGCTCACCTCAAACACCTGAATCTCTTGATCCTTCACGTACCCTTCTTGGAGAAAAACAGGAGGACTGGCTGCTTCACAACCTGGGTCAATCACACTCTAAATGGAACGTCATGGCCCAGCAAATTTTCTTCTCTCAGCGAAACTACGGTCCAAGTCCGGACCAGCCAATGTTCAGCATGGATGGCTGGGATGGATATACACCTGCCCGTCAACGGATTACCGATTTCGTTAAAAGCAAAAATATGAATAATTTAATCGTCTTAACAGGAGATGTACATGCAAACTGGGCATCCAACTTGATTGCTGATTTTAATGACCCCAATTCCCGTGTTTATGGAGCAGAATTTGTGGGGACTTCTATAACATCAGGCGGAAACGGTTCAGATAAGCGAGCAGATACTGAGCGAATTTTAACCCTAAATGAACACATTCAATTTTTTAACGATTTCCGTGGGTATGTTCGCTGCCAAGTAACTCCAGAACAATGGAAAGCAGACTACCGTGTTCTCCCTTATGTGACACAGCCTGGAGCAGATATTTCTACAAGGGCATCTCTTGTTTATGAAAAAGATCAAACGGGATTGAAAGAAGTATCTGAACATGTTGTTCCACAAGGGAAAAACATCTCTAATGAAGTGGAAGAAGATCGTCATAAAGCACATGGCCGCGCTCATAAAAAGCAAATTAAGAAAAAGAAGGATAAGCTTCCTAACTAA
- the smpB gene encoding SsrA-binding protein SmpB, whose translation MPRGNGKTIAQNKKARHDFFIEETYEAGIVLQGTEIKSIRASRVNLKDSFARIRNGEVYLHNLHISPYEQGNIFNHDPTRSRKLLLHRKQINQLIGQTQQKGYSLVPLKIYIKNGVAKVLIGLGKGKKKYDKREDLKRKQVNREIDRAIKDSLK comes from the coding sequence ATGCCAAGAGGAAATGGAAAGACAATCGCGCAAAATAAAAAAGCGCGCCATGACTTTTTTATAGAAGAAACCTATGAAGCGGGTATTGTCTTACAAGGGACAGAAATTAAGTCAATTCGGGCAAGTCGTGTAAACTTGAAAGATAGTTTCGCACGTATTCGTAACGGAGAAGTTTATTTGCATAATCTTCATATCTCCCCGTATGAACAGGGCAATATTTTTAACCATGATCCTACTAGAAGCCGTAAACTTCTGCTTCATCGGAAACAAATCAACCAGCTTATTGGCCAAACCCAGCAAAAGGGATATTCACTTGTTCCTCTAAAGATTTATATAAAAAATGGGGTAGCCAAGGTACTGATTGGCCTAGGAAAAGGGAAGAAGAAATATGATAAGCGAGAGGATCTTAAACGTAAGCAGGTCAATCGTGAAATCGACCGGGCTATTAAGGACAGTTTAAAGTAG
- the rnr gene encoding ribonuclease R translates to MNNELTQKVQEYFNEKATKPLSVSELEEALELEGSDEFKDLMKALNQLEEQGELVRTRKNRFGLPEKMNLIRGRIQMHAKGFAFLLPEDDSKDDVYIHHSDLHSAMNNDTVLVRIEKRDENGQRPEGTVIRIVERATTRVVGTFESSRNFGFVVADDKRIPNDIFIPKGQTNGAIEGHKVIVSITKFPEERMSAEGEVVEILGHKNDPGIDIISIIHKHGIKTEFPEEVLEQAGQTPDQISEGEFSNRRDLRDETIVTIDGADAKDLDDAVTVKRLDNGHYKLGVHIADVSYYVEENSPIDKEARERATSVYLVDRVIPMIPHRLSNGICSLNPQVDRLTLSCEMEINNRGDVVGHEIFQSVIKTNERMTYRDVNSILEDNDEELIEKYKDLVPMFREMEGLAAILRKKRFGRGAIDFDFKEAGVIVDEEGKAVDVKIRERSVAERLIEEFMLAANETVAEHFHWMEVPFIHRVHEDPDESKLQNFFEFVANLGFAVKGSADNIHPQALQKVLEEVKETQEEMIISKLMLRSMQQAKYDPQSLGHFGLSTEFYTHFTSPIRRYPDLIVHRLIRTYLVEDQLDYKTRKHWKDQLPEIAKHSSEMERAAVDAERETDDLKKAEYMEDKIGEEYEGVISSVTSFGLFVELPNTVEGLVHVSTLTDDYYNFQEKQFAMIGERTGNMFRIGDEITIKVVNVNLDERVVDFEVVGMKPRKQRERKSRPTQIQSKAPEQKKNKKKKKQKGNKPFYRNKGVAKKGRKKKK, encoded by the coding sequence ATGAACAATGAGTTAACACAAAAAGTACAAGAATACTTTAACGAAAAAGCAACTAAACCTTTGTCGGTGAGTGAACTTGAAGAGGCGTTAGAGCTTGAGGGATCAGACGAGTTTAAGGACCTTATGAAAGCTCTTAACCAGTTAGAAGAACAGGGGGAACTTGTTCGGACGAGGAAAAACCGCTTCGGGCTGCCTGAGAAGATGAATTTAATCCGAGGCAGGATCCAAATGCATGCCAAGGGTTTTGCGTTCCTGCTCCCTGAGGATGATAGTAAGGATGATGTTTATATTCATCATTCTGATTTACATTCGGCTATGAACAATGACACGGTACTCGTCCGTATTGAAAAGCGGGATGAGAATGGCCAGCGGCCGGAAGGGACGGTTATCCGGATTGTGGAGCGTGCTACCACAAGGGTGGTCGGAACGTTTGAATCTAGCCGCAACTTTGGATTTGTTGTTGCCGATGATAAACGGATTCCCAATGATATATTCATACCTAAAGGCCAAACAAACGGGGCGATAGAGGGTCACAAAGTCATTGTCTCAATTACTAAGTTTCCCGAAGAGCGGATGAGTGCAGAAGGTGAAGTGGTGGAGATACTGGGGCATAAAAACGATCCCGGGATCGATATTATTTCAATTATTCATAAGCACGGAATCAAGACCGAATTTCCAGAGGAAGTTCTCGAGCAGGCAGGGCAGACACCTGATCAAATTTCGGAGGGTGAATTCAGTAACCGTCGCGATCTTCGGGATGAGACGATCGTAACGATTGATGGAGCGGATGCCAAGGATTTAGATGATGCGGTAACTGTAAAAAGACTTGACAATGGACATTATAAATTGGGTGTCCATATTGCTGATGTATCCTATTATGTTGAAGAGAATTCTCCAATTGATAAGGAAGCTCGGGAACGGGCGACGAGTGTCTACTTAGTTGACCGCGTGATTCCCATGATCCCCCATCGATTATCAAATGGGATTTGTTCGCTTAATCCCCAGGTCGATCGCTTAACATTATCGTGTGAGATGGAAATCAATAACCGTGGCGACGTAGTCGGGCATGAAATTTTTCAAAGTGTCATTAAAACGAACGAACGAATGACTTATCGAGATGTCAACTCCATACTAGAGGACAATGATGAAGAACTCATTGAGAAGTATAAAGATCTTGTGCCGATGTTTCGTGAAATGGAAGGACTGGCGGCAATTTTACGTAAGAAGCGTTTTGGCCGCGGTGCGATTGATTTTGACTTTAAGGAAGCTGGTGTCATCGTTGATGAAGAAGGCAAAGCTGTGGACGTTAAAATCCGTGAACGTTCCGTAGCTGAACGTCTGATCGAAGAGTTCATGCTCGCTGCCAACGAGACTGTGGCTGAACATTTTCATTGGATGGAAGTGCCATTCATTCACCGTGTACACGAGGACCCGGATGAATCAAAATTACAAAACTTCTTTGAATTTGTAGCTAATTTAGGTTTTGCAGTTAAAGGATCAGCGGATAATATTCACCCGCAAGCCTTGCAAAAAGTGCTCGAGGAAGTAAAAGAGACACAAGAGGAAATGATTATTTCGAAGCTGATGCTTCGTTCCATGCAGCAAGCGAAATATGATCCGCAGAGTCTTGGTCACTTCGGTCTCTCAACAGAATTTTACACCCATTTCACCTCACCGATTCGGAGGTATCCTGATTTGATCGTACATCGGTTAATCCGGACCTATCTGGTGGAAGATCAATTGGATTATAAAACGCGGAAGCATTGGAAAGACCAGCTTCCTGAAATCGCTAAACATTCCTCTGAGATGGAGCGGGCTGCTGTTGATGCTGAGCGCGAAACAGATGATTTGAAAAAAGCGGAGTATATGGAAGATAAGATCGGCGAAGAGTATGAAGGTGTTATTAGTTCAGTCACGAGTTTTGGCCTATTTGTAGAGCTGCCTAACACGGTAGAAGGGCTTGTTCATGTGAGCACCCTGACAGATGATTACTATAATTTTCAGGAAAAACAGTTTGCCATGATCGGTGAACGGACAGGCAATATGTTCAGGATTGGTGATGAGATAACCATTAAAGTTGTCAATGTAAACTTAGATGAAAGAGTGGTTGATTTTGAAGTAGTTGGGATGAAGCCACGAAAGCAACGGGAACGTAAATCTCGTCCAACTCAAATTCAATCTAAAGCTCCTGAGCAGAAAAAAAACAAGAAAAAGAAAAAACAAAAAGGAAATAAACCTTTTTACCGTAATAAAGGAGTTGCTAAAAAGGGACGAAAGAAAAAGAAATAG
- a CDS encoding DeoR/GlpR family DNA-binding transcription regulator: MLTPERHQLILELIQEHHTVTIKQLVEHTTSSESTIRRDLDQLEQLGKLKRVHGGASLRQAASEEPTLREKTTKNHQEKVSIAAMAASMVRNGECIFIDAGSTTYEMIPHLSDKNITVVTNGLNHLNALTSHSIPTYVLGGFVKQRTRAVVGTMALKNLEQYRYDQCFLGVNGLTLEDGFTTPDPEEAAIKRTALSLSQKRFVLADHSKFEEVAFSQIADLREASIITNYQGALSASYKEKTSLKVVTP; the protein is encoded by the coding sequence TTGTTAACACCTGAACGACATCAATTAATTCTTGAATTAATTCAAGAACATCATACCGTTACAATCAAGCAGCTTGTAGAGCATACAACATCCTCTGAATCGACTATCAGACGTGATTTGGATCAATTAGAGCAGTTAGGGAAGCTTAAACGGGTACATGGCGGTGCCTCGTTAAGACAAGCTGCAAGCGAAGAACCAACACTACGAGAAAAAACAACCAAAAACCATCAGGAAAAGGTTTCAATTGCAGCCATGGCTGCCTCTATGGTCCGAAATGGTGAGTGTATTTTTATTGATGCCGGGTCCACAACCTACGAAATGATCCCCCATTTATCGGATAAAAACATTACTGTCGTTACTAATGGATTGAATCACCTTAATGCCCTTACCAGCCATTCAATTCCTACCTATGTTCTTGGAGGCTTCGTTAAGCAGCGGACTAGAGCAGTAGTTGGGACCATGGCTTTAAAAAATTTAGAGCAATATCGATATGACCAATGTTTTCTTGGAGTAAATGGTCTCACCCTGGAAGATGGTTTTACTACTCCTGATCCTGAGGAGGCAGCCATTAAACGAACAGCGCTATCTCTTTCCCAAAAGCGATTTGTTCTGGCTGACCACTCTAAGTTTGAGGAAGTCGCATTTTCACAAATTGCTGATTTGAGGGAAGCAAGCATCATTACAAATTACCAGGGTGCTTTATCCGCTTCTTATAAGGAAAAAACTAGCCTAAAGGTTGTGACACCATGA
- the secG gene encoding preprotein translocase subunit SecG: METLAITLLAIDTVALIVLVLLQSGKSAGLSGAISGGAEQLFGKQKARGIDAVLHRATVVTGVLFFVLSFLAAYVLG, encoded by the coding sequence ATGGAAACACTTGCAATTACTCTATTAGCGATTGATACGGTTGCCTTAATTGTTCTTGTGCTATTACAATCTGGGAAAAGTGCCGGGTTATCTGGTGCTATTTCTGGAGGAGCTGAACAATTGTTTGGCAAACAGAAAGCACGCGGAATCGATGCCGTTCTTCATCGTGCTACTGTCGTAACCGGCGTCTTATTCTTTGTCCTTTCTTTTTTGGCAGCTTACGTATTAGGATAG
- a CDS encoding GNAT family N-acetyltransferase — MILSQKLTKGATTLNSQVMPIKKLSLNDFHAVKQMNTGIDDDYVIRIFDRLISSRTQELFGLFHEGELVSIGGYSLFGNNQYAMIGRLRSNLKLRSKGYSTALLTQLIKELRQKPDVKWIGANTHVSNDPTRRVLEKIGMQPGLVSHYLTLTAPEKLNGYTPGAVWKEVFNTREKLSYLLNLSDNALGLFPYECYYPLPYDQVFFTENYLEEACMYVNPDKTRFVLIKNDQKKYRYAHVKYFWNDHYQQPGFFETILDHWNKNDDNYGSWIDFSVEGFKQIADVSPYEVQDPWILYDVWT, encoded by the coding sequence ATGATACTTTCACAAAAGTTAACAAAAGGAGCTACTACATTGAACTCTCAGGTCATGCCTATCAAAAAGCTATCGCTTAATGATTTTCATGCTGTTAAGCAAATGAATACAGGGATCGATGATGATTATGTAATTCGCATTTTCGACCGGCTAATTAGTTCCAGAACCCAGGAGCTGTTCGGACTGTTTCACGAAGGAGAGTTAGTTTCCATTGGGGGTTACAGCCTTTTCGGGAACAACCAGTATGCCATGATTGGACGGTTAAGAAGCAACCTTAAACTCCGCTCAAAAGGGTATTCTACTGCTTTGCTCACTCAATTAATTAAGGAACTAAGACAGAAGCCCGACGTTAAATGGATTGGAGCCAACACTCATGTTTCAAACGACCCTACCCGCAGAGTGCTGGAAAAGATCGGCATGCAGCCAGGCCTGGTCAGTCATTACCTGACCTTGACGGCACCCGAAAAATTAAATGGTTATACGCCAGGGGCAGTCTGGAAGGAAGTTTTCAATACAAGGGAAAAGCTCTCGTACTTACTCAACTTGTCAGATAATGCTCTCGGGTTGTTTCCTTATGAATGCTATTATCCCTTACCGTACGACCAAGTATTTTTTACGGAAAACTACTTAGAAGAAGCTTGTATGTATGTAAACCCCGATAAAACAAGGTTTGTATTGATTAAAAATGACCAAAAGAAATACCGCTACGCACATGTGAAGTATTTCTGGAACGATCATTATCAACAGCCTGGTTTTTTCGAGACCATTCTTGATCATTGGAATAAGAATGATGATAACTACGGATCCTGGATTGACTTTTCTGTTGAAGGGTTTAAACAAATTGCCGATGTAAGCCCCTATGAAGTCCAGGATCCGTGGATCCTTTATGATGTTTGGACTTAA
- a CDS encoding PTS fructose transporter subunit IIABC — MKITDLLTTKTIILNMSAASKPEAIDELIGKLDKAGKLSDRDEYKKAIEAREQQSTTGIGEGIAIPHAKTSAVAEPAIAFGRSQEGLDYESLDGQPTNLFFMIAASEGANQTHLETLSRLSSFLMDKEFRAKLETAKTESDVIEAINAKEAEEDEEEELSSPEGKILAITACPTGIAHTYMAADKLKDTAKEMGINIKVQTNGSSGVKNRLTEEDISAADAIIVAADTKVDMSGFNGKPVIEVPVAKAIHEPEDLLNKAVNKDAPVYQEDGNSSDSSSGDKNQRTGFYKHLMNGVSNMLPFVVGGGILIAISFFFGINAANPDSDQYNRFAEMLSIIGGGNAMFLLVPVLAGFIASSIADRPGFAPGMVGGLIAITSGTDGTGSGFLGGLIAGFLAGYLTVGIKKVLAGLPNVLDGLKTVLFYPVLSIFGTGMIMLLINPPLTSIYTGLLSWLEGLSGANIALVGLILGGMMAVDMGGPINKAAYTFGLATLQAGNYEFIAIVMAGGMVPPLAMAISTTLFKNKYSDQERETGKTAYALGAFFITEGAIPFAAADPGRVIPSMVVGSALTGMLTALFSIHLTAPHGGIVVIGLVQGGLTKAMLYILAILIGSIVAAIIVGFLKKDLRKA; from the coding sequence ATGAAAATTACTGATCTTTTAACGACGAAAACGATTATTTTGAATATGAGCGCTGCTTCAAAGCCTGAAGCTATTGATGAGCTAATCGGTAAGCTGGATAAAGCAGGTAAGCTTTCTGACCGGGATGAGTACAAGAAGGCTATTGAAGCACGTGAACAGCAGAGTACTACAGGTATTGGAGAAGGTATTGCTATCCCCCATGCCAAAACTTCCGCAGTTGCTGAACCAGCTATTGCCTTTGGACGCTCACAGGAAGGTCTTGATTATGAATCCTTAGACGGACAGCCGACCAATCTCTTTTTTATGATCGCTGCCTCTGAAGGAGCGAATCAAACCCATTTAGAAACACTATCTCGTTTATCATCGTTTTTAATGGATAAGGAATTCCGAGCTAAGCTTGAGACAGCCAAAACTGAAAGTGATGTAATTGAAGCGATTAACGCGAAAGAGGCAGAGGAAGATGAGGAGGAAGAATTATCTTCTCCTGAAGGGAAAATCCTTGCTATCACTGCTTGCCCTACTGGGATCGCTCATACGTACATGGCTGCAGATAAACTTAAAGATACGGCCAAAGAAATGGGAATCAACATTAAAGTCCAGACTAACGGCTCAAGTGGTGTAAAAAACCGACTGACTGAAGAGGACATCTCCGCGGCTGACGCGATCATCGTTGCGGCTGATACTAAAGTGGATATGAGCGGTTTTAATGGAAAGCCAGTTATTGAAGTTCCGGTTGCAAAAGCCATCCATGAACCGGAAGACTTACTCAATAAAGCCGTCAATAAAGATGCTCCTGTCTATCAGGAGGATGGGAACAGTTCAGACTCGTCGTCCGGTGACAAAAATCAGCGAACTGGATTTTATAAGCACCTTATGAATGGGGTCTCAAACATGCTTCCATTCGTTGTCGGTGGTGGTATTCTGATTGCGATCTCTTTCTTCTTCGGGATTAACGCGGCTAACCCCGACAGTGATCAATACAACCGCTTTGCTGAAATGCTAAGTATCATTGGCGGCGGCAATGCTATGTTCCTGCTCGTACCTGTTTTAGCAGGGTTTATAGCCTCCAGTATCGCAGATCGCCCTGGATTTGCCCCAGGTATGGTCGGTGGTTTAATTGCGATCACTTCAGGTACAGATGGAACAGGCTCTGGATTTCTTGGTGGTTTAATTGCTGGTTTCTTAGCAGGTTATCTAACCGTTGGGATTAAAAAAGTGCTGGCTGGATTACCAAATGTACTGGATGGACTTAAAACTGTTCTCTTCTATCCCGTGTTATCTATTTTTGGAACAGGGATGATTATGTTACTCATTAACCCTCCTCTCACTAGCATTTATACAGGTTTACTCAGCTGGCTTGAGGGGTTAAGCGGTGCGAACATCGCCCTTGTCGGACTGATTTTAGGCGGAATGATGGCCGTAGATATGGGTGGACCTATCAATAAAGCAGCTTATACCTTCGGGTTAGCTACACTTCAAGCCGGAAATTATGAATTTATTGCTATTGTCATGGCTGGAGGAATGGTTCCTCCATTAGCAATGGCGATTTCAACGACGCTTTTCAAAAATAAATATTCCGATCAAGAACGGGAAACAGGGAAAACAGCCTATGCTCTTGGTGCCTTTTTCATTACTGAAGGAGCGATTCCATTCGCTGCTGCCGATCCAGGCAGAGTCATTCCGTCCATGGTTGTTGGCTCTGCATTAACAGGCATGCTGACAGCATTATTCAGTATCCACCTTACAGCCCCTCACGGAGGAATCGTTGTAATCGGATTAGTTCAAGGCGGCCTAACTAAAGCGATGCTCTACATCCTGGCTATTCTCATCGGCTCAATTGTGGCTGCAATTATAGTAGGATTCTTGAAAAAAGACCTGCGAAAGGCTTAA
- a CDS encoding alpha/beta hydrolase, with translation MKIKQPEPFTFEAGDRAVLLLHGFTGHSADVRMLGRFLQKHGYTSHAPIYRGHGQELEALIDVTPEQWWTDVKDALTHLRELGYSQIAVAGLSLGGVLGLKLAYSEPIKGIVTMCAPMFFDNETQLTQGFQFKAKQYKQLEGKDKDTIEAEVQQLLDESEDMFKQLGQFITRVHDEVDQIYTPAFIVQAEEDEMINTESANYIYEQLESDQKDIKWYKNSGHVITMDKEKEQLHEDILAFLESLDWS, from the coding sequence ATGAAAATAAAACAACCAGAACCATTTACATTTGAAGCGGGAGATCGTGCGGTATTATTACTCCATGGATTTACGGGTCATTCTGCTGATGTACGGATGCTTGGACGATTTCTACAAAAGCATGGGTATACGAGTCATGCACCTATTTACCGTGGCCACGGACAAGAATTAGAGGCGCTGATTGATGTGACTCCAGAGCAATGGTGGACAGATGTTAAGGATGCATTAACCCACTTACGCGAATTAGGGTATTCACAAATTGCAGTGGCCGGTCTGTCACTGGGAGGAGTTCTTGGGCTGAAACTTGCATACTCAGAGCCTATTAAGGGTATTGTGACAATGTGTGCACCCATGTTCTTTGATAATGAAACACAGCTGACCCAGGGTTTCCAGTTTAAAGCGAAGCAATACAAACAATTAGAGGGAAAAGACAAGGATACAATTGAAGCGGAAGTTCAGCAATTATTAGATGAATCAGAAGATATGTTTAAACAGCTTGGACAATTTATCACAAGAGTCCATGATGAAGTCGATCAAATCTACACACCGGCTTTTATCGTACAAGCTGAAGAAGATGAGATGATTAATACAGAAAGTGCTAATTATATTTATGAGCAATTAGAGTCCGATCAAAAGGATATCAAATGGTACAAAAACTCTGGCCATGTGATCACAATGGATAAAGAAAAAGAACAGCTCCATGAGGACATCCTCGCGTTTCTTGAATCCCTTGATTGGTCTTAG
- the pfkB gene encoding 1-phosphofructokinase → MIYTCTLNPSIDYIMHVDQIQLGELNRADKTLYYPGGKGINVSRVMARLSVQNTALGYLGKFTGKFITDFLDGENVQHHFVDTGQYTRINVKLKGDQESEINGPGPEIDSIQLGELLAKFKELNKNDILVLAGSVPSSLPKDFYSQISEICEMNGVLLAVDTSGEALKQLVGKDLFLLKPNDYELGTLFNTTIETKEQAAYYAKMLVQQGTRHVIVSMGGKGAVYVNEHEQLYATVPQGTVKNSVGAGDSVVAGFISALSLNKEMKEAFRYGVAAGSATAFQDDLCHHSDVEKLLNQVTITPLHKEGKTNENY, encoded by the coding sequence ATGATTTATACCTGTACATTAAATCCTTCGATTGACTATATCATGCACGTCGATCAAATCCAGCTCGGTGAGTTGAACCGCGCAGATAAAACGTTATATTACCCCGGAGGGAAAGGGATTAACGTCTCCCGAGTGATGGCAAGACTATCCGTTCAAAACACGGCACTTGGCTACCTTGGGAAATTTACCGGAAAGTTCATCACAGACTTTCTAGACGGGGAAAATGTCCAGCACCATTTTGTTGACACAGGGCAATATACAAGGATTAACGTCAAGCTAAAAGGTGATCAGGAATCCGAAATTAACGGTCCTGGTCCAGAGATAGATTCCATCCAGCTGGGTGAATTACTGGCAAAATTTAAAGAGTTGAACAAAAACGATATTCTCGTTCTGGCAGGGAGTGTGCCCTCCTCTCTCCCGAAAGATTTTTATTCCCAAATATCCGAGATCTGCGAAATGAATGGAGTGTTACTTGCAGTAGACACTTCTGGGGAAGCATTGAAACAACTGGTTGGGAAAGATTTATTTTTATTAAAACCAAATGATTATGAGCTTGGAACCTTGTTTAACACAACTATCGAAACGAAAGAACAAGCTGCTTATTATGCAAAAATGCTTGTACAGCAGGGAACGAGACACGTCATCGTTTCCATGGGCGGCAAAGGGGCTGTTTATGTAAATGAACATGAGCAGTTGTATGCGACCGTTCCTCAAGGAACCGTTAAAAATTCTGTAGGAGCTGGTGATTCGGTTGTTGCTGGATTTATCTCTGCCCTATCTTTAAACAAGGAAATGAAAGAAGCCTTTAGATATGGAGTAGCAGCTGGTAGCGCCACAGCTTTCCAGGATGACTTATGCCATCATTCAGACGTGGAGAAGTTATTAAACCAAGTAACCATTACCCCACTTCATAAGGAGGGAAAAACAAATGAAAATTACTGA